The following are from one region of the Hydrogenophaga sp. BPS33 genome:
- a CDS encoding LacI family DNA-binding transcriptional regulator, translating to MSKVARIPDIAHMAGVSTATVDRVLNRRPGVRRATVERVMQAAERLQYLPDADVRAALQPPPMQLVFLLPAGSNRFLRMLGDTIGYSQEHCTPYNVQCKVEFVEGFNPEVLAKALLRHGARAQGIAFMALEHPLVRDAVDQLAERGVHTVTLISDLSGARRAAYVGLDNRAAGRTAAYLIARFIGERPAQVAMIAGSLSYRAHEEREMGFLYLFKESFPHIEVVGLREGHDDAERNHALTRTLLDQYPDLAGIYNIGGASDGVGRALKEAGRDQKVVFIGHGLSPDTRALLIDGTMDAVISQSPQGAMLTCVRIFANLRDGRDALTGVEAVRGQIMFRENLP from the coding sequence ATGAGCAAAGTCGCCCGTATTCCCGACATCGCCCACATGGCCGGCGTCTCCACCGCCACCGTGGACCGTGTGCTGAATCGGCGACCGGGTGTGCGCCGGGCCACGGTGGAGCGCGTGATGCAGGCCGCCGAGCGCCTGCAGTATCTGCCCGATGCCGACGTGCGCGCCGCACTGCAGCCCCCGCCCATGCAACTTGTGTTCCTGCTGCCCGCGGGCAGCAACCGTTTCCTGCGCATGCTCGGCGACACCATCGGCTATTCGCAGGAGCACTGCACGCCCTACAACGTGCAATGCAAGGTCGAGTTCGTCGAGGGCTTCAACCCCGAGGTGCTGGCGAAAGCCTTGCTGCGCCATGGCGCACGCGCGCAAGGTATCGCCTTCATGGCGCTCGAACATCCTTTGGTGCGCGACGCGGTCGACCAGCTCGCCGAGCGCGGTGTGCACACAGTGACCCTCATCTCCGATCTGTCGGGCGCGCGGCGCGCGGCCTATGTGGGGCTGGACAACCGCGCCGCCGGCCGCACGGCGGCCTATCTCATCGCGCGCTTCATCGGTGAGCGCCCGGCACAGGTGGCCATGATCGCCGGCAGCCTGAGCTACCGCGCGCACGAAGAGCGCGAGATGGGTTTTCTCTACCTCTTCAAGGAATCGTTTCCCCACATCGAGGTGGTGGGCCTGCGCGAGGGGCACGACGACGCCGAGCGCAACCACGCGCTCACGCGCACGCTGCTCGACCAATACCCCGATCTCGCCGGCATCTACAACATCGGCGGCGCCTCCGATGGCGTGGGCCGCGCCCTGAAGGAAGCGGGGCGCGACCAGAAGGTGGTGTTCATCGGCCATGGCCTTTCGCCCGACACGCGCGCCTTGCTGATCGACGGCACGATGGACGCCGTCATCAGCCAGAGCCCGCAAGGCGCCATGCTCACCTGCGTGCGCATCTTTGCCAACCTGCGCGACGGGCGCGACGCGCTCACCGGTGTGGAAGCGGTGCGCGGGCAGATCATGTTCCGCGAAAATCTGCCGTGA
- a CDS encoding efflux transporter outer membrane subunit — protein MPLVLLSAAVLAGCALTPPAPPDVQGVVPPALGQSQPPANATQQALDEAQALAWVQHPGLRQTIAQALTHNRDLRTALFNIERARAQYGIASAAQLPTVAANAQGSRTRTPGDLSSSGNPTTSTQITAQLAITSFELDLWGRVRNLNEAALQQFLQSEANQQNVRITLVADVANAWLNLAANQSRLKLAQDTLAGREKAYQLTERIFQLGATSGLVLAQNRSTVETARGDVAAFTAQVAKDRNALILLVGNGLNADWLPTADTLQGTQAPAALLERPATIDSSVLLQRPDVRASELNLRAVSANVAAARAALFPTISLTTSVGTGSRELDGLFGSGNGSWSFVPQIRLPIFDGGSGRAAVNVAQANRDIAISQYEKAIQTAFREASDALAERAQWQARLSAQEAVVAANAQAFQLSEARFTSGVDNYLTVLDAQRSLYAAQQNLIALRLSEQANRIALWKVLGG, from the coding sequence ATGCCGCTGGTGCTGCTGAGCGCGGCCGTGCTCGCTGGCTGCGCGCTCACACCGCCCGCCCCACCCGACGTGCAAGGCGTGGTGCCGCCGGCCCTGGGCCAGTCGCAACCGCCTGCCAACGCCACGCAGCAGGCGCTGGACGAGGCCCAGGCGCTGGCCTGGGTGCAGCACCCCGGCCTGCGCCAGACCATCGCCCAGGCGCTCACTCACAACCGCGATCTGCGCACGGCGCTGTTCAACATCGAGCGCGCACGCGCCCAGTACGGCATTGCCAGCGCGGCCCAGTTGCCCACCGTGGCAGCCAACGCCCAGGGCAGCCGCACACGCACACCGGGTGATCTGTCCAGCTCGGGCAACCCCACCACCAGCACGCAGATCACCGCGCAGCTGGCCATCACGAGCTTCGAGCTCGATCTCTGGGGCCGGGTGCGCAACCTCAACGAGGCCGCACTGCAGCAGTTCCTGCAGTCCGAGGCCAACCAGCAGAACGTGCGTATCACGCTGGTGGCCGATGTGGCCAACGCCTGGCTCAACCTGGCCGCGAACCAGTCGCGCCTGAAGCTGGCACAGGACACCCTGGCCGGCCGCGAGAAGGCTTACCAGCTCACCGAGCGCATCTTCCAGTTGGGCGCCACCTCGGGCCTGGTACTGGCGCAGAACCGCAGCACGGTGGAGACGGCACGCGGCGACGTGGCCGCCTTCACCGCCCAGGTGGCGAAAGACCGCAACGCACTCATCCTCCTGGTGGGCAACGGACTGAACGCCGACTGGCTGCCAACGGCCGACACCTTGCAAGGCACACAGGCGCCAGCGGCCTTGCTCGAACGCCCGGCGACGATCGACTCCTCCGTGCTGCTCCAGCGCCCGGACGTGCGTGCCTCCGAACTCAACCTGCGCGCCGTGTCGGCCAACGTCGCTGCCGCGCGCGCCGCGCTGTTCCCCACCATCAGCCTGACCACCAGCGTGGGCACGGGCAGCCGCGAGCTCGACGGCCTGTTCGGCAGCGGCAACGGCAGTTGGAGTTTCGTGCCGCAGATCCGCCTGCCGATCTTCGATGGCGGCAGCGGCCGCGCGGCGGTGAACGTGGCGCAGGCCAACCGCGACATCGCCATCTCCCAATACGAGAAAGCCATCCAGACTGCGTTCCGCGAAGCGTCGGACGCATTGGCCGAGCGCGCGCAATGGCAGGCGCGGCTGAGTGCGCAGGAAGCCGTGGTGGCCGCGAATGCGCAGGCCTTTCAACTGTCCGAGGCGCGCTTCACCTCCGGCGTGGACAACTACCTCACCGTGCTCGATGCGCAGCGCAGCCTGTACGCCGCGCAGCAGAACCTGATCGCGCTGCGCCTGTCCGAGCAGGCCAACCGCATCGCGTTGTGGAAGGTGCTGGGCGGGTAG
- a CDS encoding amino acid ABC transporter ATP-binding protein — translation MTPVVELKDVHKRFGSNQVLKGVSFAIPKGQVVAIIGKSGSGKSTALRCIDRLEIIDSGSIQVCGHAVHDPAIDLRKLRMDVGIVFQSYNLFPHLTVEQNVTLAPKAVKGLSNADAKAVAERTLRQVGLAEKAQAYPEQLSGGQQQRVAIARSLAMEPQVMLFDEVTSALDPQLTGEVLRVIEQLAEGGMTMVLVTHEMEFAARVADTIIYMHEGKVWETGPGTMLREPQTPELREFLSHGL, via the coding sequence ATGACCCCAGTCGTCGAACTCAAGGACGTGCACAAGCGCTTTGGCAGCAACCAGGTGCTCAAGGGTGTGTCCTTCGCCATTCCCAAGGGCCAGGTGGTGGCCATCATCGGCAAGAGCGGCTCGGGCAAGAGCACGGCCCTGCGCTGCATTGACCGCCTCGAGATCATCGACAGCGGCAGCATTCAAGTGTGCGGCCACGCGGTGCACGACCCGGCCATCGACCTGCGCAAACTGCGCATGGACGTGGGCATCGTGTTCCAGAGCTACAACCTGTTCCCGCACCTCACGGTGGAACAGAACGTGACGCTGGCGCCCAAGGCGGTGAAGGGGTTGTCCAACGCCGATGCGAAGGCCGTCGCCGAGCGCACGCTGCGCCAGGTGGGTCTGGCCGAAAAGGCGCAGGCCTATCCGGAACAGCTCTCGGGCGGGCAGCAGCAGCGCGTGGCGATCGCGCGTTCGCTGGCCATGGAGCCGCAGGTGATGCTGTTCGACGAGGTCACCTCCGCGCTCGACCCGCAGCTCACCGGCGAGGTGCTGCGCGTGATCGAACAACTGGCCGAAGGCGGCATGACCATGGTGCTGGTGACGCACGAAATGGAGTTCGCCGCGCGCGTGGCCGACACCATCATCTACATGCACGAGGGCAAGGTCTGGGAGACCGGCCCCGGCACCATGCTGCGCGAGCCGCAGACGCCCGAGCTGCGCGAGTTTCTTTCCCACGGTCTCTGA
- a CDS encoding amino acid ABC transporter permease: MIDGGLNLFHLQFLGVGVLWTLCLSLIAFVGGGLAGGVVALCRISPMAPVRWLAIGWIQLIQGTPLLVVLFVCYFGLSIVGLELPGLVAASIAMVVYVSAYLGEIWRGCIESVPRTQWEAAECLALSRSQRMRLVVLPQALRIATPPTVGFMVQIVKNTSLASIVGFVELVRAGQLINNSIFQPFLVYLIIAALYFAMCFPLSVWSRRLERRLNVGSRIQGEA; encoded by the coding sequence ATGATCGACGGCGGACTCAATCTATTCCACCTGCAGTTCCTGGGGGTGGGCGTGCTGTGGACGCTGTGCCTGTCGCTGATCGCCTTCGTGGGTGGTGGTCTGGCCGGCGGCGTTGTGGCCCTGTGCCGCATCAGCCCCATGGCGCCGGTGCGCTGGCTCGCCATCGGCTGGATCCAGCTGATCCAGGGCACGCCGCTGCTGGTGGTGCTGTTCGTGTGTTACTTCGGCCTGAGCATCGTGGGCCTGGAGCTGCCCGGTCTGGTGGCCGCGAGCATCGCCATGGTGGTCTACGTCAGCGCCTACCTGGGCGAGATCTGGCGCGGTTGCATCGAGTCGGTACCGCGCACGCAGTGGGAAGCGGCCGAATGCCTGGCACTCTCGCGCAGCCAGCGCATGCGCCTGGTGGTGTTGCCACAGGCGCTGCGCATCGCCACACCGCCCACGGTGGGCTTCATGGTGCAGATCGTGAAGAACACCTCGCTCGCCTCCATCGTCGGTTTCGTCGAACTGGTGCGTGCGGGTCAGCTCATCAACAACTCGATTTTTCAACCCTTCCTCGTCTACCTGATCATCGCGGCGCTGTACTTCGCGATGTGTTTCCCGCTGTCGGTGTGGAGCCGCCGACTCGAGAGGCGTTTGAACGTGGGCAGCCGCATCCAGGGCGAAGCATGA
- a CDS encoding DEAD/DEAH box helicase encodes MSDSFEERGELSPEILSADADTDTSTTVSEAPVAPNGFELLGLAPELVQACVDLGYTQPTAVQNNVIPKAMQAEGQQRFADMMVSSQTGSGKTAAFLLPVLHTLLQQRAENDAKERAERERLAAEAIARGEAPPKAPKRKDPTSPRNFKAATPGALILCPTRELAQQVANDAIDLVRHCRGLRIANVVGGMPYQLQIARLQNADLVVATPGRLLDLQRSQQLKLDKVQFLVVDEADRMLDLGFSDDLAEVNDLTSERRQTMMFSATFAPRIQQLAMRVMHENGKHVQKVQIDSPQEQHANIKQVLFWADNADHKRKLLDHWMRDTTINQAVVFCSTQVECDGLANDLQQSGFAAVALHGALSQGMRNRRLMALRNGQTQFLVATDVAARGIDVPTITHVFNFGLPMKAEDYTHRIGRTGRAGRDGLAVTFAEFRDRRKIGDIEAYTRQRINVETVPGLEPRQRAPQPEFGGRGRPGGRGERFGGGGDRNYADRSGFNARGPAPRGPRFEGRSEGRPEGRFDAAPRADHGRPGPRFDPRFEGREEPQGRNDNRFDHRGEGRGDQGGYRNDTRPAGRSFDRAPTGARPGFGARPNNGFSSFGRGDRPAGGDRGGFSDRGNAERGAMRGGEFAPRRSEGGPARPVARRAPR; translated from the coding sequence ATGAGCGACTCTTTTGAAGAACGCGGCGAACTCTCGCCCGAAATCCTGTCTGCCGACGCGGACACCGACACCTCCACCACCGTGAGCGAAGCGCCCGTAGCACCCAACGGCTTCGAGCTGCTGGGCCTGGCACCCGAGCTGGTGCAAGCCTGCGTGGACCTGGGCTACACACAGCCCACCGCCGTGCAAAACAACGTGATCCCCAAGGCCATGCAGGCCGAGGGCCAACAGCGCTTTGCCGACATGATGGTCTCCAGCCAGACCGGCAGCGGCAAGACGGCGGCCTTCCTGCTGCCTGTGCTCCACACCCTGCTGCAGCAACGCGCCGAGAACGACGCCAAGGAACGCGCCGAACGCGAGCGCCTCGCGGCCGAGGCCATCGCCCGCGGCGAAGCCCCACCCAAGGCACCCAAGCGCAAGGACCCCACCAGCCCGCGCAACTTCAAGGCCGCCACCCCCGGCGCGCTCATTCTGTGCCCCACGCGCGAACTCGCGCAGCAGGTGGCCAACGACGCCATCGACCTCGTGCGCCACTGCCGTGGCCTGCGCATCGCCAACGTGGTCGGCGGCATGCCTTACCAGTTGCAGATCGCACGTCTGCAGAACGCCGACCTGGTCGTTGCCACGCCTGGTCGTCTGCTCGACCTGCAGCGTTCGCAGCAGCTCAAGCTCGACAAGGTGCAGTTCCTCGTGGTCGACGAAGCCGACCGCATGCTCGACCTCGGCTTCTCCGACGACCTTGCCGAAGTCAACGACCTCACCAGCGAACGCCGCCAGACCATGATGTTCAGCGCTACCTTCGCGCCGCGCATCCAGCAACTCGCCATGCGCGTGATGCACGAAAACGGCAAGCACGTGCAGAAGGTGCAGATCGATTCGCCGCAAGAGCAACACGCCAACATCAAGCAGGTGCTCTTCTGGGCCGACAACGCCGACCACAAGCGCAAGCTGCTCGACCACTGGATGCGCGACACCACCATCAACCAGGCGGTGGTGTTCTGCAGCACGCAGGTGGAATGTGATGGCCTGGCGAATGACCTGCAGCAATCGGGCTTTGCCGCCGTGGCGCTGCACGGCGCGCTCAGCCAGGGCATGCGCAACCGCCGCCTGATGGCGCTGCGCAACGGCCAGACGCAGTTTCTCGTGGCCACCGACGTTGCCGCACGCGGCATCGACGTGCCCACGATTACCCACGTCTTCAACTTCGGCCTGCCGATGAAGGCCGAGGACTACACGCACCGCATTGGCCGCACCGGCCGCGCCGGCCGTGACGGCCTGGCCGTCACCTTCGCCGAGTTCCGCGACCGCCGCAAGATCGGTGACATCGAGGCCTACACGCGCCAGCGCATCAACGTGGAAACCGTGCCTGGCCTGGAGCCGCGCCAGCGCGCACCGCAGCCCGAGTTTGGTGGCCGTGGCCGCCCGGGTGGCCGTGGTGAGCGTTTCGGCGGTGGCGGCGATCGCAATTACGCCGACCGCAGTGGTTTCAATGCCCGTGGCCCGGCTCCGCGTGGCCCGCGTTTCGAAGGCCGTTCGGAAGGCCGCCCGGAAGGTCGCTTCGACGCGGCTCCCCGCGCCGACCACGGCCGCCCAGGCCCGCGTTTCGACCCGCGCTTCGAAGGCCGTGAAGAGCCGCAAGGCCGCAACGACAACCGTTTCGACCACCGCGGCGAAGGCCGTGGTGACCAGGGCGGTTACCGCAACGACACGCGCCCCGCTGGCCGCAGCTTCGACCGCGCACCCACAGGCGCGCGTCCGGGCTTCGGCGCACGGCCCAATAACGGCTTCAGCAGCTTTGGCCGTGGCGACAGGCCTGCTGGTGGTGACCGTGGTGGTTTCAGCGACCGTGGCAATGCCGAACGCGGTGCCATGCGCGGTGGTGAGTTCGCCCCGCGCCGCAGCGAAGGCGGCCCAGCCCGCCCCGTGGCACGCCGCGCGCCGCGTTAA
- a CDS encoding amino acid ABC transporter permease: protein MTYEFDFASVLAAWPLFLEGAWMTIQLSFPATVLGFVIGTVLAIGRRSDVRWISRLCGAYVEVIRNTPLLVQVFLVFFGLASLGWKVSAFTAALVSLVINVAAYSCEIMRAGMDSIHKGQLEAAECLGLTKRQVYWHVVLRPAMEKVYPALTSQFVLLMLATSITSQISVEELTAIAARVQSETFRPFEAYILVAVGYLLLSLLMRAGLWVFGQLVFTRKRRLGAGSAK from the coding sequence GTGACCTACGAATTCGATTTCGCCAGCGTGCTGGCAGCCTGGCCGCTCTTCCTGGAGGGCGCCTGGATGACGATCCAGCTATCGTTCCCGGCCACAGTGCTGGGCTTCGTGATCGGCACCGTGCTGGCCATCGGCCGTCGCAGTGACGTGCGCTGGATCTCGCGGCTGTGCGGCGCGTACGTGGAAGTGATCCGCAACACGCCATTGCTGGTGCAGGTGTTCCTGGTGTTCTTCGGCCTGGCCAGCCTGGGCTGGAAGGTCTCGGCCTTCACGGCCGCGCTGGTGTCGCTGGTGATCAACGTGGCAGCCTACTCGTGCGAAATCATGCGCGCGGGCATGGACTCGATCCACAAGGGCCAGCTCGAAGCGGCCGAGTGCCTGGGCCTCACGAAGCGCCAGGTGTACTGGCACGTGGTGCTGCGCCCGGCCATGGAAAAGGTGTATCCCGCCCTCACCAGCCAGTTCGTGCTGCTGATGCTGGCCACCTCCATCACCTCGCAGATTTCGGTGGAAGAGCTCACCGCCATCGCGGCGCGTGTGCAGTCTGAAACCTTCCGGCCGTTCGAGGCCTACATCCTGGTGGCCGTGGGTTATTTGCTGTTGTCGCTGTTGATGCGCGCCGGGCTCTGGGTGTTCGGCCAGCTCGTCTTCACGCGCAAGCGCCGGCTCGGTGCAGGGAGCGCGAAATGA